In Rhodovulum sulfidophilum DSM 1374, the following are encoded in one genomic region:
- a CDS encoding type I restriction endonuclease subunit R produces MSTSAAVVLDLRYEARDIDQRISAPDKIDAWFEAKTKGLTPIAKATLKQRWGTLQRVLSSRDRLEQIANDIILDMEMKPRLNAGMGNAMLVAGSIPEACELFEIFRKSGSILADKCAIVTSYKRAAPEITGEETGMGETEKQRVHRVYTDLLGDTSEEEYEEGALRLFKKEPGRMKLLIVVSRLLTGFDAPTATYIYIDKQMRDHGLFQAICRVNRLDGDDKDFGYIVDYKDLFRNIESAVDDYTSEAFDAFDKEDVEGLITDRAEQADTDLRTARDAWLGLLDAVEQPKGDDELFAYFSSPGGIESDPDAEEKARRRQALYKLAGRYARAYTNVAAEPDGSDFNELELGEMRKEVEHAIGVRDAVRLHSGDAVDMKLYEPAMRHLIDNYIRADDSQVISHLDDISLIDLVESKGAQAEDDLPALSKRKRENVAEAIENNVRKLIIDETPVNPKFYEKMSELLTDLVAQRRSGAIEYAEYLEKVAELVRAAKSGHGNTYPESMKSPGQKALFDNLGQDEALARRVDEAVRATAPHGWRGHTMKEKKVKRCLEAEISDPDTVETLLQILKNHGEY; encoded by the coding sequence ATGTCCACCTCCGCCGCCGTGGTGCTGGACCTGCGCTATGAAGCCCGCGACATCGACCAGAGGATCAGTGCGCCGGACAAGATCGACGCCTGGTTCGAGGCCAAGACGAAGGGGCTGACCCCGATCGCAAAGGCGACGCTCAAGCAACGATGGGGAACGCTTCAACGTGTGCTGTCGAGCCGTGACCGGCTGGAGCAGATCGCGAACGATATCATCCTGGACATGGAGATGAAGCCGCGCCTGAATGCGGGCATGGGGAACGCCATGCTCGTGGCGGGCTCCATCCCCGAGGCGTGCGAGCTCTTCGAGATTTTCCGGAAGTCCGGGTCAATCCTGGCCGACAAGTGCGCGATCGTGACGTCCTACAAACGCGCCGCCCCGGAAATTACCGGTGAAGAAACCGGCATGGGCGAGACCGAGAAGCAGCGCGTCCACCGGGTCTATACCGATCTCTTGGGTGATACGTCTGAGGAAGAATACGAAGAAGGGGCCCTGCGGCTGTTCAAGAAAGAGCCGGGGCGGATGAAGCTGCTGATCGTCGTGAGCCGGCTCTTGACCGGCTTCGATGCGCCGACGGCCACTTACATCTACATCGACAAGCAGATGCGGGATCATGGGCTGTTCCAAGCGATCTGCCGGGTGAACCGCCTGGACGGTGACGATAAGGACTTCGGCTACATCGTAGACTATAAGGATCTGTTCCGAAACATCGAGAGCGCGGTGGATGACTATACGTCCGAGGCGTTCGATGCCTTCGACAAGGAGGATGTCGAGGGCCTGATCACGGACCGTGCCGAGCAGGCCGACACGGATCTGCGGACAGCGCGCGATGCCTGGCTCGGGCTTCTGGATGCCGTTGAACAGCCCAAGGGGGACGATGAGCTCTTCGCCTATTTCTCGAGCCCCGGGGGGATTGAAAGCGATCCGGACGCGGAAGAGAAGGCTCGCCGCCGCCAAGCGCTTTACAAGTTGGCTGGGCGGTATGCGCGCGCCTACACGAACGTCGCCGCCGAGCCGGACGGATCAGACTTCAACGAGCTGGAACTGGGGGAAATGCGCAAGGAGGTCGAACATGCCATCGGCGTCCGCGATGCCGTGCGGCTCCACAGCGGCGATGCCGTTGACATGAAGCTCTACGAGCCGGCCATGCGCCACCTGATCGACAATTACATCCGGGCCGACGACTCTCAGGTCATCTCTCACCTGGATGACATCAGCCTTATTGACCTGGTCGAGAGCAAGGGCGCCCAAGCCGAGGATGATCTTCCGGCGCTATCCAAGCGGAAGCGTGAGAATGTCGCCGAGGCGATCGAGAACAACGTCAGGAAGCTGATCATCGACGAAACCCCCGTGAACCCCAAGTTCTACGAGAAGATGTCGGAGCTGCTGACTGACCTGGTGGCGCAGCGCCGGAGCGGCGCGATCGAGTATGCCGAGTATTTGGAGAAGGTCGCGGAACTGGTAAGGGCCGCGAAATCCGGGCATGGCAATACCTATCCTGAGAGCATGAAATCGCCCGGGCAAAAGGCGTTGTTCGACAACCTCGGACAAGATGAGGCCCTCGCGCGCCGGGTCGACGAGGCTGTACGAGCGACTGCCCCCCACGGGTGGCGCGGTCATACGATGAAAGAAAAGAAAGTCAAACGCTGCCTGGAAGCTGAGATTTCGGATCCCGACACTGTCGAAACGCTGCTGCAGATACTGAAGAACCATGGTGAATACTGA
- a CDS encoding M48 family metallopeptidase gives MVNTEHHIIGGTPVEVRWKAIKNLHVGVYPPDGQVRVAAPLSVSLDAVKLAVLTRMDWVRRKQARFLAQERQTRRQYVSGETHFVFGWPLRLDVIHWDKKVHRIELIGSDRLRYSVPADTTPAVRRRCVENWYKARLREHVAPRLEHWSSHLGVATEAWGIRPMKTKWGSCNPDKKIVWLNLELAKKPVRAIEYVLLHELAHLISPRHDERFIKVLDDNMPKWRSIRDELNQYPLAAWEDLQTLAR, from the coding sequence ATGGTGAATACTGAACACCACATCATCGGAGGGACGCCGGTCGAGGTCCGCTGGAAGGCGATCAAGAACCTCCATGTCGGTGTCTATCCGCCTGATGGCCAGGTCAGAGTCGCCGCCCCGCTGAGCGTCAGTCTCGATGCCGTCAAGCTGGCTGTACTCACGAGAATGGATTGGGTTCGCCGCAAACAGGCCCGTTTCCTCGCTCAGGAGCGCCAGACTCGCCGGCAGTACGTCTCCGGCGAGACGCACTTCGTTTTCGGCTGGCCTCTTCGACTGGATGTGATCCACTGGGACAAGAAGGTCCACCGGATCGAACTCATCGGCAGTGACCGGCTCCGCTATTCGGTGCCGGCAGACACAACGCCTGCAGTACGCAGGCGTTGTGTGGAGAATTGGTACAAGGCTCGCCTAAGGGAGCACGTGGCTCCACGGCTCGAGCATTGGTCATCGCACTTAGGCGTTGCCACCGAAGCTTGGGGCATCCGGCCAATGAAAACGAAATGGGGGAGCTGCAATCCGGACAAGAAGATCGTCTGGCTCAACCTCGAGCTCGCGAAGAAACCCGTTCGGGCGATTGAGTACGTACTGCTGCATGAGCTCGCCCACTTGATATCGCCGCGCCATGATGAGCGTTTCATCAAGGTCCTTGACGACAATATGCCGAAGTGGCGCAGCATACGGGACGAGCTCAATCAGTATCCGCTTGCCGCGTGGGAAGATCTGCAGACTTTGGCTCGGTGA
- the nusG gene encoding transcription termination/antitermination protein NusG: MTFHERGTSWFLAQLKPNCANIADKNLKRQGFQTFLPMEEETRQRNGKFVTAMRPLFPGYIFVAFDVARGLWRTVNSTYGITRLVSFGKEPTAVPLDLVSQLMLRCDAEGKLLPPKLLKPGDQVTLTKGPFANFVAEVEKIAPDRRVWVLMEIMGVQTRVAVGADQLRSI, encoded by the coding sequence GTGACATTCCACGAGCGCGGCACGAGCTGGTTTTTGGCGCAGCTGAAGCCGAACTGCGCCAACATCGCGGACAAGAACCTCAAGCGCCAGGGCTTCCAGACCTTCCTGCCCATGGAAGAGGAGACGCGCCAGCGGAACGGCAAGTTCGTCACCGCCATGCGGCCACTGTTTCCAGGCTACATCTTCGTGGCTTTCGATGTGGCCCGCGGGCTCTGGCGCACCGTGAACTCGACCTATGGCATCACGCGGCTGGTGAGCTTCGGCAAGGAGCCGACAGCCGTGCCGCTGGACCTGGTCTCGCAGCTCATGCTGCGCTGTGACGCCGAGGGCAAGCTGCTGCCACCAAAGCTTCTGAAGCCCGGCGATCAGGTCACCCTGACCAAGGGACCGTTTGCCAATTTTGTGGCAGAGGTGGAAAAGATCGCACCCGACCGGCGTGTCTGGGTCCTGATGGAAATCATGGGCGTGCAGACCCGCGTGGCTGTCGGGGCGGACCAATTGCGGTCCATCTGA
- a CDS encoding IS3 family transposase, with amino-acid sequence MIRRTQQGLIAEGVVVSVAKLCAWFGIPRRTVYYKPVKAAPKVEARFSEPIKKLIEEEPSFGYRTVAWLLGFNKNTVQRIFQIKGWQVRKRAVGMRPRIQAVPSVAAAPNERWSTDLARIWTGKDGWASLALVIDCHNRELLGWHLSKSGKATTASAALEHALIARFGTLGKVEKEFLLRSDNGLVFTSHHFTKIARSYGLKQEFITPHCPHQNGMVERFIRTLKEQCVHRHRFETIQHAMRVIGDWISFYNKRRPHQALAMRTPAEAFTLAA; translated from the coding sequence TTGATCCGTCGCACCCAGCAGGGCCTCATTGCCGAGGGCGTCGTTGTGTCCGTCGCCAAGCTGTGTGCCTGGTTCGGCATCCCGAGGCGGACGGTCTACTACAAGCCGGTGAAGGCTGCGCCTAAGGTCGAGGCCCGCTTTTCCGAGCCGATCAAGAAGCTGATCGAGGAAGAGCCGTCCTTTGGCTATCGGACCGTGGCTTGGCTCCTGGGGTTCAACAAGAACACCGTGCAGCGGATCTTCCAGATCAAGGGCTGGCAGGTGCGCAAGCGTGCCGTGGGCATGCGGCCTCGCATCCAGGCCGTGCCGTCGGTTGCGGCTGCGCCGAACGAGCGCTGGTCGACGGATCTCGCCCGTATCTGGACGGGCAAGGACGGCTGGGCTTCCTTGGCGTTGGTGATCGACTGCCACAACCGAGAGTTGCTGGGCTGGCATCTGTCGAAGTCCGGCAAAGCCACGACCGCCAGCGCCGCCCTCGAGCACGCCCTGATCGCCAGGTTCGGCACTTTGGGCAAGGTCGAGAAAGAGTTCCTGCTGAGGTCGGACAACGGTCTGGTCTTCACCAGCCACCACTTCACCAAGATCGCCCGCAGCTACGGTCTGAAGCAGGAGTTCATCACCCCACACTGTCCCCACCAGAACGGCATGGTCGAACGCTTCATCCGGACGCTGAAGGAGCAATGCGTGCATCGCCACCGTTTTGAGACCATCCAGCACGCGATGCGCGTCATCGGTGACTGGATCAGCTTCTACAACAAACGCCGCCCTCATCAGGCCCTTGCCATGCGCACGCCTGCCGAGGCATTCACATTAGCGGCTTAA
- a CDS encoding plasmid partitioning protein RepB C-terminal domain-containing protein gives MKRAADKRPASVNHGFEADCVTLPIDVILPLRALGKSAKASRKYRQIVASIAQIGIVEPPVVVPNPDKSATWLLLDGHLRIEALKDDGVQEVECLVSTDDEAFTYNRQVSRLAPIQEHRMIRKAIERGVPEEKIAAALDLGTRSIQKKIKLLDGIAEEAIAILKDKPATGAVFDALRKMKTMRQIEAAELLVNANNYSVAYVKAILAGTPQAQLVDASKPKKVKGITPEAMARMEQELARLQEGIASIQDTYGQDHLHLTVIKAYISKLLGNARVVRYLMQTRPEFLSEFQTIAEMDSVAPAEAE, from the coding sequence ATGAAACGGGCCGCGGACAAACGCCCGGCCAGCGTCAATCACGGCTTCGAAGCTGACTGTGTCACCCTGCCGATCGACGTGATCTTGCCCCTGCGAGCCCTCGGCAAGAGCGCAAAAGCCAGTCGAAAGTACCGGCAGATCGTCGCCTCCATCGCCCAGATCGGGATCGTCGAACCGCCGGTGGTCGTCCCGAACCCCGACAAATCCGCCACCTGGTTGTTGCTCGACGGGCACCTGCGGATCGAGGCCTTGAAGGATGACGGCGTGCAGGAGGTGGAGTGCCTCGTGTCCACCGACGACGAGGCGTTCACCTACAACCGGCAGGTCAGTCGCCTTGCGCCGATCCAGGAGCACAGGATGATCCGGAAGGCAATCGAGCGCGGCGTACCCGAGGAGAAGATCGCAGCCGCGCTCGATCTCGGCACGCGCAGCATCCAGAAGAAGATCAAGCTTCTCGATGGCATCGCCGAGGAAGCCATTGCGATTCTGAAAGACAAGCCAGCTACGGGCGCCGTGTTCGACGCGCTCCGCAAGATGAAGACCATGCGCCAGATCGAGGCGGCCGAACTGCTGGTCAACGCCAACAACTACTCCGTCGCCTACGTGAAGGCGATCCTCGCTGGCACGCCGCAGGCGCAGCTGGTCGACGCGTCCAAGCCGAAGAAGGTGAAGGGCATCACGCCCGAGGCGATGGCGCGGATGGAACAGGAGTTGGCCCGCCTGCAGGAGGGAATCGCCTCGATCCAGGACACCTACGGCCAGGATCACCTGCATCTGACCGTGATCAAAGCCTACATCAGCAAGCTGCTTGGGAACGCCAGGGTCGTTCGCTACCTCATGCAGACGCGACCGGAATTCCTGTCCGAGTTTCAGACGATTGCAGAGATGGACTCTGTCGCGCCGGCAGAGGCGGAATAG
- a CDS encoding plasmid partitioning protein RepB C-terminal domain-containing protein has protein sequence MPDDMEPTSQKQVTLIPCDRIRILNPRVRNRRTFEAMVENIARIGLKRPITVAPRAGTDPQEYDLVCGQGRLEAFIELKQDQIPAIVIEADESDCLVMSLVENCARRQHNPIDLMREIGSLRERGYNDRQIGEKIGVSYEYVNMIAGLLEKGEERLVSAVETGLLPLNLAIEISKTDAKGAQKALMDAYTQKKLRGRKLTLVRRLIQQRELRGPHQIKSNALGRRVAKRALTSEGLVRAYQQEAARQKLLIKKAELAQSRLIFVREAFRKLCADEHFMTLLRAEGLETMPADLAQAVTSGPSS, from the coding sequence ATGCCCGATGACATGGAGCCGACCAGCCAGAAGCAGGTGACCCTGATCCCTTGTGACCGGATCCGGATCCTCAACCCTCGCGTCCGAAATCGGCGCACCTTCGAGGCGATGGTGGAGAACATCGCCCGCATCGGTCTGAAGCGGCCGATCACCGTGGCCCCGCGCGCCGGGACGGACCCGCAGGAGTATGACCTCGTCTGTGGTCAAGGCCGCCTCGAGGCCTTCATCGAGCTCAAGCAGGACCAGATCCCAGCCATCGTGATCGAAGCCGACGAGAGCGATTGCCTCGTCATGAGCCTCGTGGAGAACTGCGCAAGGCGACAGCACAACCCGATCGATCTGATGCGCGAGATCGGCTCGCTTCGCGAACGCGGCTACAACGACCGCCAGATCGGCGAAAAGATCGGGGTCTCCTACGAATACGTGAACATGATCGCCGGGCTGCTCGAGAAGGGTGAGGAGCGCCTGGTCTCCGCCGTGGAGACCGGACTGCTGCCGCTCAATCTGGCCATCGAGATCTCCAAGACCGACGCCAAGGGCGCGCAGAAGGCGCTGATGGACGCCTATACTCAGAAAAAGCTGCGTGGTCGAAAACTGACGCTTGTGCGCCGCCTGATCCAGCAGCGCGAGCTCCGCGGGCCCCACCAGATCAAGAGCAATGCACTCGGGCGGAGGGTGGCGAAACGCGCGCTGACCAGCGAGGGACTTGTCCGAGCCTATCAGCAGGAGGCGGCACGTCAGAAACTGCTGATCAAGAAGGCCGAACTCGCGCAGAGCCGGCTCATTTTCGTGCGGGAGGCGTTCCGGAAGCTTTGCGCGGACGAGCACTTCATGACGCTGCTGCGGGCCGAGGGTCTGGAGACGATGCCCGCCGATCTCGCCCAAGCGGTCACCAGTGGACCCTCGTCATGA